The Candidatus Bathyarchaeia archaeon genome window below encodes:
- a CDS encoding DUF6114 domain-containing protein, which produces MSRNERPMAACVLSFAAGSLILFNVVLLGVIRSFIVEFGIAGLIPPSHFYITTSAVALLLLNMLMAAGAMFGVIVLLGASMLYRNPSQKRLWGIVISVFSTLSIVVGGGVIVGFVLGVVGGFLALTWKPNLARIDGELGHTAEASLTD; this is translated from the coding sequence ATGAGTAGAAATGAGAGGCCAATGGCGGCATGTGTTCTCTCCTTCGCTGCGGGTTCTCTTATACTGTTCAATGTGGTGCTTCTGGGCGTCATCAGATCCTTTATTGTCGAGTTTGGCATAGCCGGACTGATACCTCCTTCTCACTTCTACATAACCACCTCGGCCGTTGCTCTGTTGCTCCTAAACATGCTGATGGCTGCTGGGGCGATGTTCGGTGTCATCGTGTTGCTGGGGGCGTCTATGTTATACCGCAACCCTTCACAGAAGAGGTTATGGGGCATCGTCATCTCCGTGTTCTCAACACTTAGTATAGTCGTAGGTGGGGGTGTTATCGTGGGTTTTGTTCTTGGCGTGGTAGGAGGGTTTTTGGCGCTCACATGGAAGCCGAACCTAGCCAGGATAGACGGGGAGTTGGGACACACCGCGGAAGCTAGTTTGACGGATTAA